A region from the uncultured Bacteroides sp. genome encodes:
- a CDS encoding amylo-alpha-1,6-glucosidase, with product MRLIKFVLLSAAYLCIAYNAKAQDKVLYQNSAYRWLSDKMVQGSYSGTAESATKIVSNFSSVSPKDDHTNYTWIKKNDLSYYPQYTGPTLLENAIYNMGLDEMVNAVEPDLTLRTGILWPGVWTRDVSYSIFLSMSYMQPTVSRNCLLRKVDMVGRIIQDTGTGGSWPVSTDRMVWVMAAWEIYKVTGDYDWVRSIYPAIKKSVETDFLTVYDKETGLAMGESSFIDWREQSYPKWMQPADIYKSKCLGTNAIHFRALDVLSKMAKVLNKQDDYIRYSQKAESLKAAINKYLWMPDKGYYAQYLYGRNSNILSPHSETLGEALCILFDIASPEQQKLIVQKMPVLPFGPSIFYPQISDMFSYHNNATWPFVTSFWMLAAAKVGNMQAVEHALGSAYRAAALFATNKENFDVQSGDWTGTNTNSGNMLWSLSGNLSIVYRLYFGMKFEEDRLAFSPFVPKELAGGRSLTNFSYRKASLNISMEGYGDRIASFTVDGKSGTPEILATTIGKHDIKIILTNSFANPESTINLTENKYALLNPDAKISGNVLSWSPIKGASSYIVLKDGVEYERQKSTSLKLKVADEGEYQVIAIGNDPMLSSFASEPLIWRKLSETVYDIEETRLGKNENITKSGEKTSTTFVTTIKIEKDGLYAIDWLYANGSSTVQDENKCCIRSLFVDGAYEGVSVFPQRGRDDWTNLGWSNSTHVSLKAGEHQIQLQYRAENENMNRDVNNAVIHKLKITRIK from the coding sequence ATGAGGCTAATCAAATTCGTTCTATTATCGGCTGCATATCTATGCATAGCATATAATGCAAAGGCTCAGGATAAAGTATTGTACCAGAACAGTGCCTATCGCTGGCTATCTGACAAAATGGTACAAGGTAGTTATTCGGGAACAGCCGAATCTGCTACTAAAATAGTGAGTAATTTTTCCAGTGTGAGTCCCAAAGATGATCATACGAATTATACCTGGATTAAGAAAAATGACTTATCTTATTATCCTCAATATACCGGGCCTACTCTTCTTGAGAATGCGATCTACAATATGGGCCTTGACGAAATGGTGAATGCAGTAGAGCCTGATTTAACTCTGCGCACAGGCATACTTTGGCCCGGAGTGTGGACACGTGATGTGAGCTATAGCATCTTTCTTAGTATGTCTTATATGCAACCGACTGTATCCAGAAATTGTCTATTACGGAAAGTCGATATGGTAGGCAGAATAATTCAGGATACGGGTACCGGAGGATCGTGGCCTGTATCTACCGACCGGATGGTGTGGGTCATGGCTGCGTGGGAAATATATAAAGTGACCGGTGACTACGATTGGGTGAGGAGCATTTATCCGGCCATAAAGAAATCTGTGGAAACTGATTTTTTAACTGTTTATGATAAGGAGACGGGGCTGGCTATGGGAGAGTCTTCGTTTATTGATTGGCGCGAACAAAGTTACCCGAAATGGATGCAACCGGCAGATATCTATAAGTCGAAGTGTTTGGGAACCAATGCCATTCATTTCCGGGCACTGGATGTATTAAGCAAGATGGCCAAAGTTTTGAACAAACAAGATGATTACATTCGATATAGCCAAAAGGCAGAATCTTTAAAAGCTGCCATTAACAAATATCTGTGGATGCCGGATAAAGGTTATTATGCGCAATATCTTTATGGACGTAACAGCAATATCTTATCGCCACACAGTGAAACATTAGGTGAGGCTCTTTGTATCCTGTTTGATATAGCATCGCCGGAACAGCAGAAACTGATTGTTCAGAAAATGCCGGTTCTCCCTTTTGGCCCTAGCATTTTCTATCCTCAAATATCAGATATGTTTTCATATCACAACAACGCTACCTGGCCGTTTGTAACTTCGTTTTGGATGCTGGCGGCAGCTAAAGTAGGAAATATGCAGGCTGTTGAACATGCGTTGGGCAGTGCTTATCGGGCTGCTGCTTTGTTTGCTACCAATAAAGAGAATTTCGATGTGCAAAGCGGAGATTGGACAGGAACAAATACAAATTCAGGTAACATGTTATGGAGCCTTTCTGGCAATTTAAGTATTGTTTATCGTCTTTATTTCGGGATGAAATTTGAAGAGGATAGATTAGCCTTTAGCCCTTTTGTGCCTAAAGAATTAGCAGGCGGAAGAAGTCTTACGAATTTTTCTTATAGAAAAGCTAGCCTAAATATAAGTATGGAAGGTTATGGTGACCGGATAGCATCGTTTACAGTAGATGGTAAATCCGGTACCCCGGAAATACTTGCAACAACAATCGGAAAACATGATATAAAGATTATTCTGACAAATAGTTTTGCAAATCCCGAAAGCACTATAAATCTGACTGAAAATAAGTATGCGTTATTGAATCCTGATGCAAAGATTAGCGGCAATGTTTTATCATGGAGCCCTATAAAAGGAGCATCATCATATATAGTACTAAAAGATGGAGTAGAATATGAAAGGCAAAAAAGCACATCGCTCAAATTAAAAGTTGCAGATGAGGGTGAATATCAGGTAATTGCAATAGGTAATGATCCAATGTTATCTTCTTTTGCGAGCGAACCTCTTATTTGGCGAAAGCTGAGCGAGACCGTTTATGATATTGAAGAGACTAGACTTGGCAAAAATGAGAACATAACCAAATCCGGCGAAAAGACAAGCACCACTTTTGTTACGACGATAAAAATAGAAAAAGATGGTTTGTATGCTATCGATTGGTTATATGCTAATGGAAGTTCGACAGTGCAGGATGAGAATAAATGCTGTATCCGTTCCTTGTTTGTTGATGGGGCATACGAGGGTGTTTCTGTTTTTCCTCAAAGAGGTCGTGATGATTGGACTAATTTGGGATGGAGTAACTCTACTCATGTAAGCCTTAAAGCGGGAGAACATCAAATTCAATTGCAGTACAGGGCTGAGAATGAGAATATGAATAGAGATGTGAACAACGCGGTTATCCATAAATTAAAAATTACCAGGATTAAATAG
- a CDS encoding helix-turn-helix transcriptional regulator, with protein MEAELNEKVNKRHVGRNLQKIRVYMGVKQEALAMDLGISQQVISKIEKQDEIEEGLLARVAGVLGISPEVIRDFDVEKAIYNINNIRDNTFEQGSTSIAQQFNPIDKIVELYERLLQSEREKIELLKNK; from the coding sequence ATGGAAGCTGAATTAAATGAAAAAGTAAACAAAAGGCACGTCGGGCGTAACTTGCAAAAGATCCGCGTATATATGGGCGTAAAGCAGGAAGCTTTGGCTATGGATCTTGGTATCAGCCAACAAGTGATTTCAAAAATCGAAAAGCAAGATGAAATAGAAGAAGGACTTTTGGCACGAGTTGCCGGTGTACTAGGTATATCTCCAGAAGTAATCAGAGACTTTGACGTTGAAAAGGCTATCTACAATATTAATAACATTAGAGACAATACTTTTGAACAAGGTTCAACGTCAATTGCCCAACAATTCAATCCCATTGACAAGATCGTTGAGCTGTACGAGCGTCTATTACAGAGTGAAAGAGAAAAAATTGAGTTATTGAAAAACAAGTAA
- a CDS encoding RNA-binding domain-containing protein, which produces MNIEEILSQPESRRLEFKGSIPENSDLAKTIVAFANDAGGDLYIGVNDKTRELVGIPEDELVKTEEQISNIIFDRCYPAILPDISFLSIDDKHLIKVSIFRGSMPPYYLKEKGKLKGTYIRVGSSSRLADESIIAELERKKRNISFDSEEVLDKTVNELQIDEFKAIYKEKTGEDLNDQALKKLELVKTVHGVVYPTNALILFSDDELRNSMFHYAKVECARFKGVGTEEFIDQKSIYSNIATQAEEAYNFLLRHINKGATVEGVYTVSHWEYPIKAIREIVRNAVVHRDYSLTGKDIKIAIYDDMIEITSPGLLPPSIDYAAMESRQSDARNKVIAPVFKRLGIIDQWGNGLKLVAEEMKLYPNISLRWKEVGLSFQVQLVKLDYVEEIEAKQELQQELQQELQQELQQELQQELQGKTLYTEILEKLSDIAMSRQELSISLGQKKVSGQLNKILRKLITDRLVEHTIPDVPSHPSQKFVLTKRGATFLSMIKER; this is translated from the coding sequence ATGAATATAGAAGAGATCTTGTCCCAACCAGAAAGTCGCCGATTAGAATTTAAGGGCTCAATACCCGAAAATTCCGATTTAGCAAAGACAATTGTTGCCTTTGCTAATGATGCTGGTGGTGATTTATATATTGGAGTCAATGATAAGACAAGAGAACTTGTCGGCATACCAGAAGATGAATTGGTGAAAACGGAAGAGCAAATAAGTAATATTATTTTCGATCGTTGTTATCCTGCTATTTTGCCGGACATCTCTTTTTTGTCGATTGATGATAAACATCTTATTAAAGTCTCTATTTTCCGAGGAAGTATGCCTCCGTATTATCTGAAAGAAAAAGGAAAACTGAAAGGGACATATATTCGGGTAGGTTCGTCGAGCAGATTGGCTGACGAATCTATTATTGCTGAATTGGAACGTAAAAAACGAAATATATCTTTTGATAGTGAAGAGGTTCTTGATAAAACGGTAAATGAATTACAGATTGATGAATTTAAGGCAATCTATAAAGAAAAGACCGGAGAGGATTTAAACGATCAGGCTTTAAAGAAATTGGAGCTGGTAAAGACTGTGCACGGGGTTGTATATCCGACTAATGCTTTAATCCTTTTCTCTGATGATGAACTTCGTAATTCGATGTTTCATTATGCTAAAGTGGAGTGTGCTCGTTTCAAAGGAGTGGGTACGGAAGAGTTTATTGATCAAAAGAGTATTTATTCAAACATAGCTACGCAAGCGGAAGAGGCGTATAACTTTCTACTTCGGCATATAAATAAAGGTGCTACTGTTGAAGGGGTGTACACAGTTTCGCATTGGGAATATCCTATAAAGGCTATTCGCGAAATTGTTCGTAATGCAGTGGTACATCGCGATTATTCTCTTACTGGAAAAGATATAAAGATAGCCATCTATGATGATATGATTGAGATAACAAGTCCGGGCTTGCTCCCTCCATCTATTGACTATGCAGCGATGGAAAGCCGTCAATCGGATGCACGAAATAAAGTTATTGCTCCTGTCTTTAAAAGATTAGGTATTATTGATCAATGGGGCAATGGATTGAAACTAGTGGCTGAAGAAATGAAGTTATATCCTAATATCTCTTTGAGGTGGAAAGAGGTTGGGTTATCCTTCCAAGTACAGCTCGTAAAGTTGGATTATGTTGAAGAAATAGAGGCTAAGCAAGAGCTACAGCAAGAGCTACAGCAAGAGCTACAGCAAGAGCTACAGCAAGAGCTACAGCAAGAGTTGCAGGGCAAGACTTTGTATACAGAGATTCTAGAGAAGTTGTCTGATATTGCTATGTCAAGGCAAGAACTTTCTATTTCTTTAGGGCAGAAAAAGGTTTCAGGACAATTAAATAAAATACTTCGAAAGTTGATTACTGACAGGCTGGTTGAACATACCATTCCAGACGTACCAAGTCATCCTTCTCAAAAATTTGTATTAACAAAGAGGGGAGCTACTTTTCTGTCGATGATAAAAGAGCGATGA
- a CDS encoding nucleoid-associated protein, translated as MIQFYNASIKECAVHYVGNKNLDEDARISKSKFSLNEEIDYVLTNYFFKSFIQKEDYFNFFHSSDLALNEVYIYISKIFDDPSTLYEQSVNLAKHLYEQSTHPKIKGGEFYVVYFKDCIVDGETVDAVGLFKSENKDTFLKVYPSGDGFEIESERGVNINKLDKGCLIFNIERDNGYLVSVVDNTNKGAEAKYWTEDFLHVRPRRDEFYHTQNVLSLCKSFVSQALPKEYQVSKAEQAILINKSVDALKNGSVNMEQFAKDVFNQPEIVESFNKYKDVYQQERDIELSDSFDVSTQALKKKGTGTMTTIKLDKNFDINIHGGEQYIERGFDKERDMYYYQLFFKEEK; from the coding sequence ATGATACAATTTTATAATGCTTCAATAAAAGAGTGTGCAGTACATTATGTAGGCAATAAGAATCTTGATGAAGATGCCCGTATATCAAAATCAAAATTCTCGTTGAATGAAGAAATTGATTATGTTTTAACTAATTATTTTTTTAAATCGTTTATCCAGAAAGAAGATTACTTTAATTTTTTTCATTCATCTGATCTTGCTCTGAATGAGGTTTATATTTATATTTCTAAGATTTTTGATGATCCAAGTACACTTTATGAACAGTCAGTAAACCTAGCTAAGCATTTATATGAGCAAAGTACTCATCCTAAGATAAAAGGTGGTGAGTTCTATGTGGTCTATTTTAAAGATTGTATAGTGGATGGAGAAACAGTGGATGCGGTTGGGCTTTTTAAGTCTGAGAACAAGGATACATTTCTTAAAGTATATCCTTCGGGTGATGGTTTTGAGATAGAGAGTGAAAGAGGAGTCAATATTAATAAGTTAGATAAAGGTTGCTTGATATTCAATATTGAAAGAGACAATGGTTATCTGGTATCTGTAGTGGATAACACGAACAAAGGTGCGGAAGCCAAATATTGGACGGAAGATTTTCTTCATGTTCGTCCTCGCAGAGATGAATTTTATCACACGCAGAATGTTCTTTCGCTCTGTAAAAGCTTTGTATCTCAGGCATTGCCTAAAGAATATCAAGTGAGTAAAGCAGAGCAGGCGATTCTTATCAATAAGAGTGTAGATGCTTTAAAGAATGGCTCTGTGAATATGGAACAGTTTGCTAAGGATGTGTTTAACCAACCAGAGATAGTAGAGAGCTTTAATAAGTATAAGGATGTTTATCAGCAAGAAAGAGATATTGAACTAAGTGATAGCTTTGATGTTTCTACTCAAGCTCTTAAGAAGAAAGGTACCGGTACCATGACTACTATTAAACTGGATAAGAATTTTGATATTAACATTCATGGAGGAGAGCAATACATCGAACGTGGTTTTGATAAGGAGCGTGACATGTATTATTATCAGTTGTTCTTTAAAGAAGAGAAATAA
- a CDS encoding nucleoid-associated protein — MPRESVLSIADKEAIRIEKLIFHIILTDNVSPVFLEELEITTEQQKFFRDRLADAAQGRQYVFTEDNPPIQRLAKDMFTTSASDADFLEISKNITSRFKTAHTSNANNGVFIVSIASIRNRKLLFLIKLDHKKVYEYKLHDGNRALLSEIQNTFSEDKTAIQKVALIDVNSSVVWDVLVFDRSKPGGITDFFARFLSVVPRETEAILTKKAQTVARKWAAESKAIIDPNQEPAVYKNRAREYLINATVFDTDEYMNAVVQDDNDARRINLRNSFRQYLEDEGLAGQTFIPKREAITPKEIKNVRQTAEGVKLEWSGDPVDSNIDIPNVPNQNGQYVVTITTSDITEIQ; from the coding sequence ATGCCAAGAGAAAGTGTGTTGTCTATTGCAGACAAAGAAGCTATCAGAATTGAAAAGCTTATTTTTCATATCATTTTGACCGATAATGTCAGTCCTGTTTTTCTTGAAGAATTGGAAATCACAACTGAACAACAGAAGTTTTTTAGAGATAGGTTAGCTGATGCTGCTCAAGGAAGGCAATATGTTTTTACGGAAGATAATCCTCCAATTCAAAGATTAGCGAAGGACATGTTTACCACTTCTGCTTCTGATGCTGACTTCTTAGAAATATCTAAAAATATTACAAGCCGATTTAAAACAGCCCATACATCAAATGCAAATAATGGAGTGTTTATTGTTTCAATAGCTTCCATAAGAAATAGAAAGCTCTTATTTCTTATAAAGTTAGACCACAAAAAAGTTTATGAATATAAATTGCATGATGGCAACAGAGCTTTGTTGTCGGAAATACAAAATACGTTTAGTGAAGATAAGACGGCAATTCAAAAAGTCGCTTTAATTGATGTTAACTCTAGTGTCGTTTGGGATGTATTGGTTTTTGATAGAAGCAAGCCTGGAGGGATAACTGATTTTTTTGCTCGTTTCTTATCTGTTGTTCCAAGAGAAACGGAGGCTATTCTAACAAAAAAAGCGCAAACAGTAGCACGAAAGTGGGCTGCTGAGAGCAAGGCTATAATTGATCCTAATCAAGAACCGGCGGTCTATAAAAATAGGGCAAGAGAATATTTAATCAATGCAACTGTTTTTGATACTGATGAATATATGAATGCTGTTGTTCAGGATGATAATGATGCCAGAAGAATTAATCTAAGAAACTCTTTTAGACAGTATTTAGAAGATGAAGGATTGGCTGGACAAACTTTTATTCCTAAAAGAGAAGCCATTACTCCCAAAGAAATAAAAAACGTCAGGCAGACAGCTGAAGGAGTCAAACTTGAATGGTCTGGAGATCCTGTTGATAGTAATATTGACATTCCAAATGTACCAAATCAAAATGGGCAGTACGTTGTTACAATTACAACTAGTGATATTACAGAAATTCAGTAA
- a CDS encoding DUF6078 family protein, giving the protein MNNDFDYNSVPYGYAHCFNNQCPKANSCMHHLAALHVMPNSPYITIVNPTCIPADATTCPYFHLSQKIHVAWGISRLLDNVPYKDACNLRKQLLAHFGKNLYYRFYRKERYIKPEDQAFIQQLFRQKGITEEPLFDSYSEEYSW; this is encoded by the coding sequence ATGAATAACGATTTTGACTATAACTCCGTGCCTTACGGCTATGCCCATTGCTTCAATAACCAATGCCCCAAAGCAAACAGTTGCATGCATCACTTAGCTGCCCTCCATGTCATGCCCAATAGTCCCTATATCACTATCGTGAACCCAACCTGTATCCCCGCCGATGCCACCACCTGCCCCTACTTCCATTTATCCCAAAAGATACACGTGGCTTGGGGCATCTCCCGTCTGCTCGATAATGTGCCCTACAAAGATGCTTGCAACCTGAGGAAGCAACTTCTCGCCCATTTCGGCAAGAATCTCTACTATCGCTTCTACCGCAAAGAACGCTACATCAAGCCCGAGGATCAAGCCTTCATCCAACAACTCTTCCGCCAGAAAGGCATCACCGAAGAACCTCTTTTCGACTCCTATTCCGAAGAATATAGCTGGTAA
- a CDS encoding DNA topoisomerase 3, giving the protein MIVCIAEKPSVARDIADILGARTRKDGYMEGNGYQVTWTFGHLCTLKEPHEYSPAWKSWSLSSLPMIPPRFGIKLISNPTYEKQFHIIEKLMQAADEIINCGDAGQEGELIQRWVMQKAGARCPVKRLWISSLTEEAIKEGFSKLKDQSEFQSLYEAGLSRAIGDWTLGMNATRLYTIKYGQGKQVLSIGRVQTPTLALIVNRQLEIEHFIPKQYWELKTVYRDTTFSAIIKKSEEEVILEEGQESASAKAKKAEANPGIEPIENRERGLALLEQIRNSPFEVTDVNKKQGKEYAPRLFDLTSLQVECNKKFAYSADETLKQIQSLYEKKVTTYPRVDTTYLTDDMYPKCPGILKNLRDYAVLTAPLEGGKLPKSKKVFDNAKVTDHHAIIPTGVYPQNLTDMERHVFDLIARRFIAVFYPDCKVSTTTVLGEVDKIEFKVTGRQILEPGWRVVFAKEQTEEKEGDEEERVLPLFVKGESGPHVPDLNEKWTQPPKPFTEATLLRAMETAGKLVDNDELRDALKENGIGRPSTRAAIIETLFKRNYVRKERKNLIATPTGVELIQIIHEELLKSAELTGLWEKKLREIEKKTYDAHLFLEELKQMVSDVVLSVLTDNTNRRITIQEAVAEKEEKKEPKKRERKAAAPKEKKEKPVAKAAVAKANTVPNADPLIGQACPLCGKGTIIKGKTAYGCSEWKNGCTYRKMIEE; this is encoded by the coding sequence ATGATAGTTTGCATTGCCGAAAAGCCCTCTGTGGCACGTGATATAGCCGATATACTCGGAGCCCGCACCAGAAAAGATGGATATATGGAAGGTAACGGATACCAGGTAACCTGGACATTCGGCCACTTATGCACCCTCAAGGAACCGCACGAGTACAGTCCGGCATGGAAATCATGGAGCCTGAGTAGCTTGCCGATGATTCCGCCGCGCTTCGGCATCAAACTAATTAGCAACCCCACTTACGAGAAACAATTCCATATCATAGAAAAGTTGATGCAGGCGGCAGATGAAATTATCAACTGCGGTGATGCCGGACAAGAAGGAGAATTGATTCAACGCTGGGTAATGCAAAAGGCCGGAGCCCGTTGTCCGGTGAAGCGTCTTTGGATCTCTTCTCTGACCGAAGAAGCTATTAAAGAAGGATTCTCCAAACTGAAAGATCAATCGGAATTTCAATCGCTATACGAAGCCGGACTGTCTCGCGCCATTGGCGACTGGACACTCGGCATGAATGCTACCCGCCTCTATACCATTAAGTACGGACAAGGTAAGCAGGTTCTCTCCATCGGGCGGGTACAAACGCCTACACTGGCACTCATTGTAAATCGTCAACTCGAAATAGAACACTTTATCCCTAAACAATATTGGGAACTAAAAACGGTCTATCGTGATACCACTTTCTCGGCCATTATCAAAAAGAGTGAAGAAGAAGTAATCTTGGAAGAGGGGCAGGAGAGTGCTTCTGCAAAAGCCAAGAAAGCAGAGGCAAACCCGGGAATAGAGCCGATAGAAAATCGTGAGAGAGGTTTGGCTTTATTGGAACAGATAAGGAACTCTCCTTTTGAGGTGACCGATGTGAATAAGAAACAGGGGAAGGAGTATGCGCCCCGATTGTTCGACCTTACCTCCCTGCAGGTAGAGTGCAACAAGAAGTTCGCCTATTCTGCCGATGAAACGCTCAAACAGATACAGTCTCTTTATGAGAAGAAGGTAACCACCTATCCGCGTGTAGACACTACTTATCTGACCGACGATATGTATCCCAAATGCCCGGGTATCTTAAAAAACTTGCGAGATTATGCGGTGCTCACCGCTCCGCTCGAAGGCGGCAAACTGCCTAAGTCAAAGAAAGTATTCGATAATGCGAAGGTCACCGATCACCATGCCATCATCCCTACGGGAGTTTATCCGCAGAACCTCACCGATATGGAGCGTCATGTGTTCGATCTCATTGCCCGTCGGTTTATCGCTGTGTTTTATCCCGATTGTAAAGTCTCTACCACAACCGTGCTGGGCGAGGTAGATAAGATAGAGTTTAAAGTAACGGGCCGGCAGATTTTGGAGCCCGGCTGGCGCGTGGTGTTTGCCAAAGAACAGACGGAGGAAAAAGAAGGCGATGAGGAAGAGCGTGTTCTTCCGCTATTTGTAAAAGGAGAGAGCGGCCCCCATGTGCCGGACTTGAACGAGAAGTGGACGCAGCCGCCTAAACCGTTTACCGAAGCAACCCTGCTGCGAGCCATGGAAACAGCCGGCAAGTTGGTCGACAATGACGAACTGCGTGATGCTTTGAAAGAGAATGGAATCGGTCGCCCGTCTACCCGTGCGGCAATTATCGAAACACTCTTCAAGCGCAACTACGTCCGTAAGGAACGAAAGAACCTTATTGCCACTCCCACGGGTGTGGAGTTGATACAAATCATTCACGAAGAACTACTCAAATCGGCCGAACTAACCGGACTTTGGGAGAAGAAACTTCGGGAGATAGAAAAGAAAACCTACGATGCTCACCTGTTTCTCGAAGAGTTAAAACAGATGGTATCCGATGTAGTGCTGAGTGTGCTTACCGATAATACCAATCGGCGTATCACTATTCAGGAAGCAGTAGCGGAAAAAGAAGAGAAGAAAGAACCCAAGAAGCGGGAACGTAAAGCAGCTGCTCCGAAAGAGAAAAAGGAAAAGCCTGTAGCGAAGGCAGCTGTAGCGAAAGCAAACACTGTCCCTAATGCCGATCCATTGATAGGGCAAGCCTGCCCCCTTTGTGGCAAAGGCACTATAATCAAAGGAAAAACCGCTTATGGCTGCTCCGAATGGAAAAACGGGTGTACATATAGAAAAATGATAGAAGAGTAA
- a CDS encoding ABC transporter substrate-binding protein, with amino-acid sequence MNKIEKSAVCLLVLFVCFLSACHNKAGKEGAGNTRILTDMAGRKVEIPQNIRSVFIDRHSVQMFYAFDTAMTVNRVFNYNESEKKFLKKSFYENKPYVIEGASEEIVRLKPDVVIYSQELTKTNIETVNALQAKINIPVILLDMDINKYKETLAFMGKVLHQPEKANELIGFIKTYIDSIPAKARTIPEKEKKRIYYAEGMKGLKTDPSGSVHSLLIDLVGAKNVATVDLLPGKGMTNVSMEQIYVWNPDIVLVWSGNFDGLDSYKFIKSSPVWAQLKAVKQNLLYQVPWRPFGWIDRPPGINRLIGYIWLSHLLYPDVYKVDMLAVTKEFFRKFYHYDMSDAEALSIINPQPLLN; translated from the coding sequence ATGAATAAAATAGAAAAATCAGCTGTTTGCTTACTTGTACTGTTTGTTTGCTTCCTCTCTGCCTGCCACAATAAAGCAGGCAAGGAGGGGGCCGGCAATACCCGGATACTAACAGACATGGCCGGACGAAAGGTAGAAATACCTCAAAACATTCGCTCCGTGTTTATCGACAGACATTCCGTTCAGATGTTCTATGCCTTTGACACAGCCATGACGGTAAACAGGGTGTTCAATTACAATGAATCGGAGAAGAAATTCCTCAAGAAATCTTTTTATGAAAACAAACCTTACGTAATAGAGGGAGCTTCGGAAGAAATTGTTCGTTTAAAGCCGGATGTCGTTATCTATTCGCAAGAATTGACGAAGACGAATATAGAAACAGTCAATGCATTGCAGGCTAAGATAAACATACCGGTTATTCTGCTCGATATGGATATCAATAAGTATAAAGAGACTCTGGCCTTTATGGGTAAGGTACTCCATCAGCCCGAAAAGGCGAATGAGCTTATCGGCTTTATTAAAACCTACATCGATTCCATTCCCGCCAAAGCCCGCACTATTCCCGAAAAAGAGAAGAAGCGTATTTATTATGCCGAGGGAATGAAAGGGTTGAAGACCGATCCGTCGGGCTCTGTTCATAGTTTACTGATCGACTTGGTAGGCGCAAAAAACGTGGCCACCGTAGATTTGTTGCCGGGTAAAGGAATGACGAATGTGTCTATGGAACAAATCTATGTGTGGAATCCCGATATCGTGCTGGTTTGGTCGGGCAACTTTGATGGGTTGGATTCCTATAAGTTTATTAAGAGCAGCCCCGTATGGGCACAACTAAAGGCCGTAAAGCAGAACTTGTTGTATCAGGTTCCCTGGCGCCCGTTTGGCTGGATAGATCGCCCACCGGGCATCAACCGCCTGATCGGTTACATTTGGTTGTCTCATCTGCTATATCCCGACGTTTATAAGGTCGATATGCTTGCCGTAACAAAGGAATTCTTCCGTAAGTTCTATCATTATGATATGAGTGATGCTGAGGCACTGAGTATTATTAATCCGCAGCCTCTCCTCAATTAG